From uncultured Fibrobacter sp.:
TGGGCCTCGACAGCAGGAGCGGCCTGTTCTGCCTGAGCCACAGGAGCAGCTTCACGACGCGGACGGCCTTCACGGCGGTCACGGCGCGGGCCACGTTCCTGACGTTGTTCGTTACGGTCACGACCAGACTGGGCCTGGTTGTTCTGACCGCGATTTTCGCGATTGTCCTTATTAGGACGGTCCTTGCCACCACGATTTTCCCTGTTGTTGCGTTCACCGCGCTGGGCCATTTCTTGGGAGCTGATAGGACGGCGAGAAGCCGGCTTCAGGTTCATGTCCGGGGTGAGCTTCTTGAAAATCGGAGTACGAAGCATCGTGAGAAGCTTGTTAACCTTGGCAAGGATAACAATGCAAAGCACCACTACGACGAGCGTGCATGCGAGTGTGATTATTTCCATCTGGGCACCTCATAAAGTAAGGGTTGACCACACAGGCAGGCTGGAAAATAACCTGCAAGCGGGGTGACTGTATGTGTGTTGTTATTGGGGGCCATCTTACTAGCGCCTCCTGGGAGACTTGACGGCCATAGGGGGATGCTCCCGTAGGAGCGGGTGGGGTGATTCACGCCTTGGCAATGAATCGAACAGTCACGGGGGCAAATTTAGAATATTTATGAAAAAAAAGGTGGACAGATGTGCAAAAAAAAGCAAAAAATGGGCCTCTAAACCGCCACTCGGAGTTAAATGATAAATAAATTTTACATTTGTAAGTTGTACTAAAAAATTATTTTGTTTATATTAAGGAATGTGATGTAAGCCCCGAAACAGGGCCAAGAATTTATCTTCCAAATAAAAATCCAGGAATCTTTTCCTGGATTTTTTTTAAATTTGGCCATATGAAGAATTTTTACGTCACAACGCCTATTTACTATGTTAACGACGCCCCGCATATCGGGCACTCCTACACCACCGTCCTCGCGGACATCCTTACCCGCTTCCACAAGATTATCGGCTACCAGACCTTCTTTTTGACCGGCACGGATGAACACGGCCAGAAGGTACAGCGCGCCGCCGCCAAACGCGAAGTCTCCCCGCAGGAGCACGTGGACGAATACTACCACCGTTTCGAGGACCTGTGGAAAAAGATGGATATCGAAAACGACTTCTTTATCCGTACCACGATGCCGCAGCACAAGGCCTACGTGCAGGAATGCCTCCAGAAACTCTGGGACAAGGGCGAAATTTATTCCAAGGAATACGAAGGCTGGTACTCCGTGGGCGAGGAACGCTTCTTCGGCGAAGACGAACTCGACGAGAACAAGTGCGACCCCATCAGCCACCGCCCGGTGGAATGGCTCAAGGAAAAGAACTACTTCTTCAAGATGGGTTCTTACCAGCAGAAGTTGATTGACTTTTTGGAAAGCCACAAGGACTGGATTGTGCCGGACTACCGCTGGAACGAAATCCGCGGGTTCCTGCGCCAGCCGCTGAACGACCTCTGCATCAGCCGTCCGAAGGCGCGCCTCAGCTGGGGAATCCCGCTGCCGTTCGACGAAGATTACGTGACCTACGTGTGGTTCGACGCCCTGCTCAATTACGTGAGCGCCTCAACCGCTTTCCACAAGACTTACAAGGACGGCACGCCAATTTGGCCCGCCACCTACCACCTCATCGGCAAGGACATTTTGACGACGCACAGCGTTTACTGGCCGACGATGCTCATGGCTCTTGACATCCCGCTCCCGCAGCACATCCTCGCCCACGGCTGGTGGCTCGTGAACGGCGGCGACAAGATGAGCAAGTCCGCAGGTAACGTGGTGAACCCGATGGATTACATGGAAAAGTACGGTGTGGATGCATTCCGCTACTTCCTCGCCTCGGCGATGGTCGTTGGCCAGGACGCGAACTTCACGCACGAAGGTTTTGTCCGCCGCATCAACAGCGACCTTGCAAACGACCTCGGCAACGTGCTGAACCGCGTACACCGCCTGGTCCTCAACAACTTCGAAGGCAAGCTCCCCGCTATTGCCGCCCCGCTGGATGACGCCGCAAACGAAGTCATCACGATTGCCAAGCGCGTCATTACGAACGTCATGGAATGGGTGCCGCAAGTCAAGCTCTCGCAGGTCATCGACGAAATCATGACGCTTGTGCGCAGCGTGAACCGCTACCTCGAAGTCAAGGCCCCGTGGAAACTCGCGAAGGACCCCGCCATGAAGGACGAACTCGCGACCGTGCTCTTCGTCTCCGCCGAAGCCGTACGCCTCTCGCTGTGCCTGCTCTGGCCGGTCATCCCGACCAAGTCCAAGGAAGGTCTCGCCATGCTCGGCAGCAAGTTCACCGACCAGAACGACCTTGTCTGGGGTATCCTGAAGGGTGGCGAAGTGTTCGGCGAAGGCAAGCCGCTCTTCCCGCGCATCGAAGAAGAAGTGAAGCAACAGCCGCAGCAACAAAAGCCCAAGCAGAACAAGCCCCTGACAGCCGCCGACGTGCCCGCCGCCATGGACATGCGCGTGGCCCAGATCAAGGAAGTGGCCGACCATCCGGACGCCACGAGCCTCTACGTGCTCAAGGTCGATGCCGGCGAAGGCGAACTCCGCACCATCTGCAGCGGCCTCAAGAACAGCTACAAGGCCGAAGAACTCCAGGACCGCAAAATTCTCTTGTTCGCAAACCTCAAGCCGAGCGCACTGCGCGGCATCATGAGCCAGGGCATGCTCTTTGCGGGCGACCTCGACGCCGAAGCACACACCTGCAAGCTCGTGAGCGTCCCCGACGATGCGAAGCCCGGTGACCGCGCCCTGTTCAAGGGTGTAGCCCCGAGCGAACCGCGTGAGCTCAAAGTGAAGGACTTCGAGAAGATTGCGCTTTCCGTCAAGGGCGGTGCGGTGTTCTGCGATGCCCTCGCCCTCGAAGTGAACGGCAAGCCCGTGACCTGCGACGTGGCCGACGGCAACGGAGTCCACTAATAACTCATAACGTAAAAATCATTTTGATTTAACAGGACCTGCCTTGGCGGGCCCTGTTTTTTTGTATATTGAACAACATGAAAGAACTCGTTCAAAAATTTTATAAATACACTCTCGATTATCTTAAATCATTGAACTGGATTATACTCCTTGGCATCGCAGCCTTCTGCATCGTTCTCGCCATCATCAACAACGTCCGCGTAAGCGACGACAAGTCTGTCGACTGGATCGGCACGCAAGACGTGATGGAAAAACCGGCGGATATTCTGTAGGGGGCGAACAATGATTGAATGCTTTGAAAAACAGAACCTCAAGCGCTCCATCATCGCGGGCGTGATTCTCCTCGTTGCAAGTTTCTTTGTCGCCGTGGGCGTCGCCGAAATCAGCTTCCCTGAAACCTTCCTCACGTTTACCGACCAAGACTGGCTCATCAACATTTGGCCCAAGGCCTACCGCTACAACATCCACGTGGGTGTCGGCGCATGCGCCCTCTGCGGTCTCCTCATCATTCCCGCATTCAAGCTGCAAAAGGATTTCACCATCCGTGCGCTCGAGACGCTCTGCCGTATCGGCATCGGCGGCATGTT
This genomic window contains:
- the metG gene encoding methionine--tRNA ligase; its protein translation is MKNFYVTTPIYYVNDAPHIGHSYTTVLADILTRFHKIIGYQTFFLTGTDEHGQKVQRAAAKREVSPQEHVDEYYHRFEDLWKKMDIENDFFIRTTMPQHKAYVQECLQKLWDKGEIYSKEYEGWYSVGEERFFGEDELDENKCDPISHRPVEWLKEKNYFFKMGSYQQKLIDFLESHKDWIVPDYRWNEIRGFLRQPLNDLCISRPKARLSWGIPLPFDEDYVTYVWFDALLNYVSASTAFHKTYKDGTPIWPATYHLIGKDILTTHSVYWPTMLMALDIPLPQHILAHGWWLVNGGDKMSKSAGNVVNPMDYMEKYGVDAFRYFLASAMVVGQDANFTHEGFVRRINSDLANDLGNVLNRVHRLVLNNFEGKLPAIAAPLDDAANEVITIAKRVITNVMEWVPQVKLSQVIDEIMTLVRSVNRYLEVKAPWKLAKDPAMKDELATVLFVSAEAVRLSLCLLWPVIPTKSKEGLAMLGSKFTDQNDLVWGILKGGEVFGEGKPLFPRIEEEVKQQPQQQKPKQNKPLTAADVPAAMDMRVAQIKEVADHPDATSLYVLKVDAGEGELRTICSGLKNSYKAEELQDRKILLFANLKPSALRGIMSQGMLFAGDLDAEAHTCKLVSVPDDAKPGDRALFKGVAPSEPRELKVKDFEKIALSVKGGAVFCDALALEVNGKPVTCDVADGNGVH